One genomic window of Glycine soja cultivar W05 chromosome 9, ASM419377v2, whole genome shotgun sequence includes the following:
- the LOC114425124 gene encoding mitochondrial thiamine diphosphate carrier 2-like isoform X2: protein MEGEPSQLKRAAIDASAGAISGGISRTVTSPLDVIKIRFQVQLEPTSSWTLLRKDLSTPSKYTGMLQASKDIFREEGIWGFWRGNVPALLMVMPYTAIQFTVLHKLKTFAAGSSKTENHINLSPYLSYMSGALAGCAATVGSYPFDLLRTILASQGEPKAWNQRQYSNPTAESLSSFQLFLCGLAAGTCAKLVCHPLDVVKKRFQIEGLQRHPRYGARVEHRAYKNMLDAMKRILQMEGWAGLYKGILPSTVKAAPAGAVTFVAYELTVDWLESILT, encoded by the exons ATGGAGGGGGAACCGAGCCAGCTGAAGCGTGCCGCGATTGATGCCTCTGCTGGAGCTATCTCCGGTGGCATATCCAGGACAGTGACGTCACCTCTCGATGTTATTAAGATTAGGTTCCAG GTTCAACTAGAGCCCACATCTTCATGGACTTTACTACGCAAGGATTTGTCTACACCTTCAAAGTATACTGGCATGCTTCAAGCAAGCAAAGATATTTTTAGAGAAGAAGGCATATGG GGTTTTTGGCGGGGCAATGTGCCAGCTTTGCTCATGGTTATGCCATATACAGCTATACAATTTACTGTTCTACACAAGTTGAAGACTTTTGCCGCTGGTTCTTCCAAGACAG AGAATCACATTAATTTGAGCCCTTATCTATCCTACATGAGTGGGGCATTAGCTGGGTGTGCTGCTACAGTAGGGTCATATCCCTTTGATCTTCTCCGAACCATATTAGCTTCCCAGGGTGAACCGAAG GCGTGGAATCAGCGCCAATATTCAAATCCTACTGCAGAAAGCCTCTCTAGCTTTCAGCTTTTCCTGTGTGGGTTGGCTGCAGGAACATGTGCCAAGCTCGTCTGTCATCCACTTGATGTGGTCAAAAAAAGATTTCAG ATTGAAGGTCTTCAAAGACATCCAAGATATGGAGCTCGGGTTGAACATCGTGCCTACAAAAATATGTTAGATGCCATGAAAAGAATATTACAGATGGAGGGTTGGGCTGGTCTATATAAGGGGATACTCCCATCAACTGTTAAAGCTGCACCAGCTGGTGCTGTAACATTTGTTGCGTATGAATTGACAGTAGATTGGCTGGAATCTATTTTGACTTGA
- the LOC114425124 gene encoding mitochondrial thiamine diphosphate carrier 2-like isoform X1, whose product MEGEPSQLKRAAIDASAGAISGGISRTVTSPLDVIKIRFQVQLEPTSSWTLLRKDLSTPSKYTGMLQASKDIFREEGIWGFWRGNVPALLMVMPYTAIQFTVLHKLKTFAAGSSKTENHINLSPYLSYMSGALAGCAATVGSYPFDLLRTILASQGEPKVYPNMRAALVDILQTRGFRGLYAGLSPTLVEIIPYAGLQFGTYDTFKRWTMAWNQRQYSNPTAESLSSFQLFLCGLAAGTCAKLVCHPLDVVKKRFQIEGLQRHPRYGARVEHRAYKNMLDAMKRILQMEGWAGLYKGILPSTVKAAPAGAVTFVAYELTVDWLESILT is encoded by the exons ATGGAGGGGGAACCGAGCCAGCTGAAGCGTGCCGCGATTGATGCCTCTGCTGGAGCTATCTCCGGTGGCATATCCAGGACAGTGACGTCACCTCTCGATGTTATTAAGATTAGGTTCCAG GTTCAACTAGAGCCCACATCTTCATGGACTTTACTACGCAAGGATTTGTCTACACCTTCAAAGTATACTGGCATGCTTCAAGCAAGCAAAGATATTTTTAGAGAAGAAGGCATATGG GGTTTTTGGCGGGGCAATGTGCCAGCTTTGCTCATGGTTATGCCATATACAGCTATACAATTTACTGTTCTACACAAGTTGAAGACTTTTGCCGCTGGTTCTTCCAAGACAG AGAATCACATTAATTTGAGCCCTTATCTATCCTACATGAGTGGGGCATTAGCTGGGTGTGCTGCTACAGTAGGGTCATATCCCTTTGATCTTCTCCGAACCATATTAGCTTCCCAGGGTGAACCGAAG GTTTATCCAAACATGAGGGCAGCATTAGTTGATATTCTCCAGACTCGTGGCTTCCGAGGCTTGTATGCTGGACTGTCACCAACCCTAGTTGAGATTATACCTTATGCAGGTCTACAATTTGGCACCTATGATACATTTAAACGTTGGACCATG GCGTGGAATCAGCGCCAATATTCAAATCCTACTGCAGAAAGCCTCTCTAGCTTTCAGCTTTTCCTGTGTGGGTTGGCTGCAGGAACATGTGCCAAGCTCGTCTGTCATCCACTTGATGTGGTCAAAAAAAGATTTCAG ATTGAAGGTCTTCAAAGACATCCAAGATATGGAGCTCGGGTTGAACATCGTGCCTACAAAAATATGTTAGATGCCATGAAAAGAATATTACAGATGGAGGGTTGGGCTGGTCTATATAAGGGGATACTCCCATCAACTGTTAAAGCTGCACCAGCTGGTGCTGTAACATTTGTTGCGTATGAATTGACAGTAGATTGGCTGGAATCTATTTTGACTTGA
- the LOC114425124 gene encoding mitochondrial thiamine diphosphate carrier 1-like isoform X3 — MGFLAGQCASFAHGYAIYSYTIYCSTQVEDFCRWFFQDRSILFIALLHVAAENHINLSPYLSYMSGALAGCAATVGSYPFDLLRTILASQGEPKVYPNMRAALVDILQTRGFRGLYAGLSPTLVEIIPYAGLQFGTYDTFKRWTMAWNQRQYSNPTAESLSSFQLFLCGLAAGTCAKLVCHPLDVVKKRFQIEGLQRHPRYGARVEHRAYKNMLDAMKRILQMEGWAGLYKGILPSTVKAAPAGAVTFVAYELTVDWLESILT, encoded by the exons ATGG GGTTTTTGGCGGGGCAATGTGCCAGCTTTGCTCATGGTTATGCCATATACAGCTATACAATTTACTGTTCTACACAAGTTGAAGACTTTTGCCGCTGGTTCTTCCAAGACAG GTCTATTTTGTTCATTGCTTTGCTTCATGTTGCTGCAGAGAATCACATTAATTTGAGCCCTTATCTATCCTACATGAGTGGGGCATTAGCTGGGTGTGCTGCTACAGTAGGGTCATATCCCTTTGATCTTCTCCGAACCATATTAGCTTCCCAGGGTGAACCGAAG GTTTATCCAAACATGAGGGCAGCATTAGTTGATATTCTCCAGACTCGTGGCTTCCGAGGCTTGTATGCTGGACTGTCACCAACCCTAGTTGAGATTATACCTTATGCAGGTCTACAATTTGGCACCTATGATACATTTAAACGTTGGACCATG GCGTGGAATCAGCGCCAATATTCAAATCCTACTGCAGAAAGCCTCTCTAGCTTTCAGCTTTTCCTGTGTGGGTTGGCTGCAGGAACATGTGCCAAGCTCGTCTGTCATCCACTTGATGTGGTCAAAAAAAGATTTCAG ATTGAAGGTCTTCAAAGACATCCAAGATATGGAGCTCGGGTTGAACATCGTGCCTACAAAAATATGTTAGATGCCATGAAAAGAATATTACAGATGGAGGGTTGGGCTGGTCTATATAAGGGGATACTCCCATCAACTGTTAAAGCTGCACCAGCTGGTGCTGTAACATTTGTTGCGTATGAATTGACAGTAGATTGGCTGGAATCTATTTTGACTTGA
- the LOC114366858 gene encoding uncharacterized protein LOC114366858 codes for MGQAFRRASGRIRAASEADTSSFSKPKNAVDRRPPPNAAADKAAQIPKAAEHDVLHANDSPRVNTDNILEERDPKFDAMLGQMIGRITSKPEMGEAFVVDKYNRPMPKLRNTKPDSGRYDERPVPAGTLNVAQLRHVILLHEGKADDYNGRMDAHQIAEKFRVDVVQIQRILQFLSQPPEGSSKDKNKAPR; via the exons ATGGGTCAGGCATTTCGTCGAGCATCTGGAAGAATCCGAGCAGCGTCCGAAGCTGACACGTCATCCTTCTCCAAGCCCAAGAACGCCGTCGATCGCCGACCTCCGCCCAATGCTGCCGCCGACAAAGCGGCGCAGATCCCGAAAGCCGCTGAACATGACGTACTTCACGCCA ATGATAGTCCTAGAGTTAATACGGACAACATTCTGGAAGAAAGAGATCCCAAATTTGATGCTATGCTTGGTCAAATGATTGGTAGAATTACATCAAAACCTGAGATGGGTGAG GCCTTCGTGGTTGATAAGTATAATAGGCCGATGCCCAAATTGCGAAACACAAAACCAGATTCTGGCCGTTATGATGAAAGGCCAGTTCCTGCTGGCACTTTGAATGTAGCACAGTTGCGCCATGTCATCCTTTTGCATGAAGGAAAAGCTGATGATTACAATGGGCGTATGGATGCTCACCAGATTGCTGAAAAATTCCGGGTCGATGTGGTTCAGATTCAGAGGATCTTGCAATTCTTATCGCAACCTCCTGAAGGTAGCAGTAAAGACAAGAACAAAGCACCAAGATAA
- the LOC114367753 gene encoding uncharacterized protein LOC114367753: MVAFLRPLQKSKSKFQFLLSKGVSSSTIVDIVSKSPAILSRSLENTIVPSYDLVFRFLKSDDHTISCLFGNCIFYGRRDYIERNIRVLLDNGVGETNIARLLRNRCRAVFTSDILKVVEEVKDLGFDPSKSPFVTALLALKSMSQTSWKEKVGVYKKWGWSDEACLEAFRRRPHCMLASIDKINTVMNFWVNQLGWDSLDLVRSPKILGLSMEKTIIPRALVVQYLVAKGLRKKSACFHIPFAVSKKAFMEKYVICYKEDAHQLLKLYQEKNSVQGKNEDCAASGSYQVVNS, translated from the coding sequence ATGGTTGCTTTCCTGCGACCCTTGCAAAAGAGTAAGTCcaagtttcaatttttactCTCAAAAGGTGTTTCTAGCTCTACAATTGTTGACATAGTGAGTAAGTCCCCTGCAATACTGAGTCGAAGCCTGGAGAATACTATAGTCCCAAGCTATGATTTGGTATTTAGATTCTTGAAATCTGATGACCACActatttcttgtttgtttggTAATTGCATTTTCTATGGCAGAAGAGATTACATCGAGCGCAACATCAGAGTTTTGCTTGATAATGGAGTGGGAGAAACAAACATTGCAAGATTGCTTCGGAACCGTTGTAGGGCGGTTTTCACCTCTGATATTCTTAAGGTGGTGGAGGAAGTAAAGGATCTGGGGTTTGATCCTTCAAAATCACCTTTTGTTACAGCATTGCTTGCCCTAAAAAGTATGAGTCAAACCTCGTGGAAGGAGAAAGTTGGCGTCTATAAGAAATGGGGTTGGTCCGATGAAGCCTGTCTTGAAGCATTTAGGAGGCGCCCTCACTGTATGTTGGCATCCATTGACAAAATAAATACTGTGATGAACTTTTGGGTCAATCAGTTGGGCTGGGATTCTTTGGACCTTGTCCGATCTCCCAAGATTCTTGGGTTGAGTATGGAAAAAACAATCATTCCAAGGGCTCTTGTTGTCCAGTATTTAGTCGCGAAAGGCTTGAGGAAAAAGAGTGCCTGCTTTCATATCCCATTTGCTGTTTCCAAAAAGGCGTTTATGGAAAAGTATGTGATATGTTATAAGGAGGACGCACATCAACTATTAAAGCTGTACCAGGAAAAAAATAGTGTTCAAGGAAAAAATGAGGATTGTGCAGCATCTGGCAGTTATCAAGTGGTTAACTCATGA
- the LOC114367554 gene encoding nuclear transcription factor Y subunit B-5-like isoform X2, producing the protein MEDSIGGSSSNDNNIIKEQDRLLPIANVGRLMKQILPQNAKISKEAKETMQECVSEFISFVTSEASEKCRKERRKTVNGDDICWALATLGFDDYAEPMRRKSRTKIQEASTNQNDLC; encoded by the exons ATGGAAGATAGCATTGGAGGCAGTTCCTCAAACGACAACAACATCATCAAGGAACAGGACCGATTGCTGCCAATAGCCAATGTTGGTCGGCTCATGAAGCAGATTCTTCCTCAGAACGCGAAAATCTCGAAGGAGGCGAAAGAAACGATGCAGGAATGTGTGTCGGAGTTCATAAGCTTCGTGACCAGCGAGGCTTCGGAGAAGTGCAGGAAGGAGAGAAGGAAGACAGTGAATGGTGATGACATTTGTTGGGCCTTGGCAACACTAGGCTTTGATGACTATGCTGAACCAATGAGAAG GAAATCAAGGACGAAAATCCAGGAAGCATCAACCAACCAAAATGATTTGTGTTGA
- the LOC114367554 gene encoding nuclear transcription factor Y subunit B-5-like isoform X1, whose product MEDSIGGSSSNDNNIIKEQDRLLPIANVGRLMKQILPQNAKISKEAKETMQECVSEFISFVTSEASEKCRKERRKTVNGDDICWALATLGFDDYAEPMRRYLHRYREVEVDHNNKVNLQERENNSPEEKDDEVFQLSNRGVRF is encoded by the coding sequence ATGGAAGATAGCATTGGAGGCAGTTCCTCAAACGACAACAACATCATCAAGGAACAGGACCGATTGCTGCCAATAGCCAATGTTGGTCGGCTCATGAAGCAGATTCTTCCTCAGAACGCGAAAATCTCGAAGGAGGCGAAAGAAACGATGCAGGAATGTGTGTCGGAGTTCATAAGCTTCGTGACCAGCGAGGCTTCGGAGAAGTGCAGGAAGGAGAGAAGGAAGACAGTGAATGGTGATGACATTTGTTGGGCCTTGGCAACACTAGGCTTTGATGACTATGCTGAACCAATGAGAAGGTACTTGCATAGATATAGAGAGGTTGAGGTAGACCATAATAATAAGGTCAATCTTCAAGAAAGAGAGAATAATAGTCCTGAAGAGAAGGACGATGAAGTATTTCAATTGAGTAATAGAGGGGTTAGGTTTTGA